A region of Myxococcus stipitatus DSM 14675 DNA encodes the following proteins:
- a CDS encoding TadE/TadG family type IV pilus assembly protein: protein MHSYSEPRVFSGQSGQAAVETAIIAPMMVFMVLGIIQLGMVHNARLMTEYGAYRAVRAGIVNHGDCMLMEKAALASLLPTLPPLPGQSGRVDTVDFAVQVHKKFSQRLFSSRLMKTFYTDVGLPLFRVDVLNPSKSDLEELFGTYGSQMSAREIDYDDVRDDRVIDANLLSVRLTYFYELRIPFANWQLHSFYLGREYLDQLKGFQFENQRVGGESATRYLQNQGRSKDADHARIVSLAQLGGTKRRYVMPLVATWSMRMQSNLFNNDETGPGRCAVDG from the coding sequence ATGCACTCGTACAGCGAACCCAGAGTCTTCTCCGGACAGTCCGGACAGGCCGCCGTGGAGACGGCCATCATCGCGCCGATGATGGTCTTCATGGTGCTCGGCATCATCCAGCTGGGCATGGTGCACAACGCCCGGCTGATGACGGAGTACGGCGCCTATCGGGCCGTGCGGGCTGGCATCGTCAACCACGGCGACTGCATGCTCATGGAGAAGGCGGCGCTCGCCTCGCTCCTGCCCACGCTGCCGCCGCTGCCGGGCCAGAGTGGCCGCGTGGACACCGTGGACTTCGCCGTCCAGGTGCACAAGAAGTTCAGCCAGCGGCTGTTCTCCTCCCGCCTGATGAAGACGTTCTACACGGACGTGGGGCTGCCCCTGTTCCGGGTGGACGTGCTCAATCCCAGCAAGAGCGACCTGGAGGAGCTCTTCGGCACCTACGGCTCGCAGATGAGCGCGCGGGAGATTGACTACGACGACGTCCGGGACGACCGCGTCATCGACGCCAACCTGCTCTCCGTGCGGCTCACGTACTTCTACGAGCTGCGCATCCCCTTCGCCAACTGGCAGCTCCACAGCTTCTACCTGGGCCGCGAGTACCTGGACCAGCTCAAGGGCTTCCAGTTCGAGAACCAGCGCGTGGGGGGCGAGTCCGCCACCCGGTACCTCCAGAACCAGGGCCGGAGCAAGGACGCGGACCACGCGCGCATCGTCTCGCTGGCGCAACTGGGCGGCACGAAGCGCCGCTATGTGATGCCGCTGGTCGCCACCTGGTCCATGCGCATGCAGTCCAACCTCTTCAACAACGACGAGACCGGCCCCGGCCGGTGCGCTGTCGACGGCTGA
- a CDS encoding GAF domain-containing protein — protein sequence MSLSEDLFQGELSSQVLENLPQLVWMSRADGHHIYFNQRWYRFTGLTREQSVGEGWRRVIHPDDLGAASDRWAHVLRTGELYEVEMRCRRHDGTWRWMLVRGNPLKDADGRILQWFGTVTDIEEPKRASESMRFLAEAGALLSSSALDLEGTLISLAKLVVPQLADWCSVELKEEGGGSRQVAVAHVDPSRVRLAEEVRERYPPKPDDPYGVGEVLRTGTPVLMETISEEVLSAGSWGAEHLRILRELGLRSSMVLPLKARGRILGTLTLVTAESGRRFGPQDLALGEQLASRAALSVDTARLHRETQVALRRSQEERRTAQTLLRIGASLASELDPGVLVRRILDETVALTGAEFGAFLENREEAGPRDGERLDALSGASSEVLASLARPRDMALFGPTFRGEGTRLYDDVTRDALVPEPAGLPPVRGFLAVPVKGRSGEVLGGLFFGHSEPAHFREPHVRLVEGVAAQAAVALDNARLYRDALQAEERFRSLVTATSQAVWVTPPDGLVAEDSPSWRDYTGQTFEEWKGEGWLNAIHPEDRAAAARAWRAAVTDVRPYEVECRMLRPDGSYSPTLSRAVPVLTSDGAVREWVGTNTDMTAQRRVEEGLRRLDREQRARRLEALRAEVSGAMAREGSVSDILQSCAEALVRNLDAQVARLWLYSRGTAMLELVGNAGPSAPPREKWARLSMHGPSLVAEVARTREQVWVEPLGEDPRVLDRTWVRALGVRSFAGIPLQVRGQLVGVMGLYSRNALGEDAVAALATVADALAQGLERRRAEESLRQRARELARSNEELQQFAYVASHDLQEPLRMVAGYTQLLARRYQGKLDADADTFIHYAVDGVARMQRLIQDLLAYSRVGTQGREPRAVDAGAALERAKANLQVALRESGADFQVGPLPVVLADETQLVQLFQNLIGNALKFHGAAPPRVEVGAEVQGAEARFTVRDWGIGIAPEDSERIFVIFQRLHGPEAFAGTGLGLAICKKIVERLGGRIGVESRPGEGSTFWFTLPIAPGEGEAPA from the coding sequence ATGTCTCTGTCCGAGGACTTGTTCCAAGGAGAGCTCTCCTCGCAGGTCTTGGAGAACCTCCCCCAGCTCGTGTGGATGAGCCGTGCCGACGGGCACCACATCTATTTCAATCAGCGCTGGTACCGCTTCACGGGGCTGACGCGGGAGCAGTCCGTGGGAGAGGGCTGGCGCAGGGTCATCCACCCGGATGACTTGGGTGCGGCGAGCGACCGGTGGGCCCACGTGCTGCGCACCGGTGAGCTCTACGAAGTGGAGATGCGCTGTCGCCGGCATGACGGGACGTGGCGCTGGATGCTCGTCCGAGGCAACCCGCTCAAGGACGCGGACGGACGCATCCTCCAATGGTTCGGCACCGTGACGGATATCGAAGAGCCCAAGCGCGCCTCGGAGTCCATGCGCTTCCTGGCGGAGGCGGGGGCGCTCCTGTCCTCGTCGGCGTTGGACTTGGAGGGCACCCTGATTTCGCTCGCGAAGCTGGTGGTGCCCCAGCTGGCGGACTGGTGCTCGGTGGAGCTGAAGGAGGAGGGAGGCGGCTCGCGCCAGGTGGCGGTGGCCCATGTGGACCCCAGCCGGGTGCGGCTGGCGGAGGAGGTCCGCGAGCGCTACCCGCCGAAGCCGGATGACCCGTACGGCGTGGGGGAGGTCCTGCGCACTGGCACGCCCGTGCTGATGGAGACGATATCCGAGGAGGTCCTGTCGGCCGGGTCCTGGGGCGCCGAGCACCTGCGCATCCTGCGGGAGCTGGGGCTGCGCTCGTCGATGGTGCTGCCGCTGAAGGCGCGAGGCCGCATCCTGGGAACCCTCACGCTGGTGACGGCCGAGTCCGGACGGCGCTTCGGCCCGCAGGACCTGGCGCTGGGTGAGCAGCTCGCGTCGCGCGCCGCGCTGTCGGTGGACACCGCGCGCCTGCACCGCGAGACGCAGGTCGCGCTGCGCCGCAGCCAGGAGGAGCGCCGCACCGCGCAGACGCTGCTGCGCATCGGCGCGTCGCTGGCCTCGGAGTTGGACCCGGGCGTGCTCGTGCGGCGCATCCTGGATGAGACGGTGGCGCTCACCGGCGCGGAGTTCGGCGCCTTCCTGGAGAATCGCGAGGAGGCGGGGCCTCGGGACGGAGAGCGGCTCGATGCGCTGAGCGGGGCGTCCTCGGAGGTGCTGGCCTCGCTGGCCAGGCCCAGGGACATGGCCCTGTTCGGCCCCACCTTCCGAGGCGAGGGGACGCGCTTGTATGACGACGTGACGCGGGACGCGCTCGTGCCGGAGCCCGCGGGGCTGCCTCCCGTGCGAGGCTTTCTCGCCGTGCCCGTGAAGGGGCGCTCCGGCGAGGTGCTGGGCGGGCTGTTCTTCGGGCACTCGGAGCCTGCGCACTTCCGCGAGCCGCATGTGCGGCTGGTGGAGGGCGTGGCGGCGCAGGCCGCGGTGGCGCTGGACAACGCGCGCCTGTACCGCGACGCCCTGCAAGCCGAGGAGCGCTTCCGCTCCCTGGTGACCGCCACCTCGCAGGCGGTGTGGGTGACGCCGCCGGACGGCCTGGTCGCGGAGGACAGCCCTTCATGGCGCGACTACACCGGGCAGACCTTCGAGGAGTGGAAGGGTGAGGGCTGGTTGAATGCCATCCATCCCGAGGACCGGGCGGCGGCGGCCCGGGCTTGGCGGGCCGCGGTGACGGACGTGCGCCCGTATGAAGTGGAGTGCCGGATGCTCCGTCCGGATGGCTCGTACTCCCCCACGCTGTCGCGCGCGGTGCCGGTGCTCACCTCGGATGGCGCGGTGCGCGAGTGGGTGGGGACGAACACGGACATGACGGCGCAGCGCCGCGTGGAGGAGGGCCTGCGCCGGCTGGACCGGGAGCAGCGGGCCCGGCGGCTGGAGGCGCTGCGCGCGGAGGTGAGCGGCGCGATGGCGCGCGAGGGCTCGGTGAGTGACATCCTCCAGAGCTGCGCGGAGGCGCTGGTGCGCAACCTGGATGCACAAGTGGCGCGGTTGTGGCTGTACTCGAGAGGCACGGCGATGCTGGAGCTGGTGGGCAACGCGGGGCCGTCCGCGCCGCCTCGGGAGAAGTGGGCGCGGCTGTCCATGCACGGGCCCAGCCTGGTGGCGGAGGTGGCGCGCACGCGCGAGCAGGTCTGGGTGGAGCCGCTGGGCGAGGACCCTCGCGTGCTGGACAGGACGTGGGTGCGCGCGCTGGGCGTGCGCTCGTTCGCGGGGATTCCCTTGCAGGTGCGCGGGCAGTTGGTGGGCGTCATGGGGCTCTACAGCCGCAACGCGCTGGGCGAGGACGCGGTGGCGGCGCTGGCCACGGTGGCGGACGCGCTGGCGCAGGGCCTGGAGCGGCGCCGCGCGGAGGAGTCCTTGCGGCAGCGCGCGCGGGAGCTGGCGCGCTCCAACGAGGAGCTTCAGCAGTTCGCCTATGTGGCCTCGCACGACTTGCAGGAGCCGCTGCGCATGGTGGCAGGCTACACGCAGCTGTTGGCCCGGCGCTATCAGGGCAAGCTGGACGCGGACGCGGACACGTTCATCCACTACGCGGTGGACGGCGTCGCGCGCATGCAGCGGCTCATCCAGGACCTGCTCGCCTATTCGCGCGTGGGCACGCAGGGGCGGGAGCCTCGGGCGGTGGACGCGGGGGCGGCGCTGGAGCGGGCGAAGGCCAACCTCCAGGTGGCGCTGCGCGAGTCGGGCGCGGACTTCCAGGTGGGGCCGCTGCCGGTGGTGCTCGCGGACGAGACGCAGCTGGTGCAGCTGTTCCAGAACCTCATCGGCAACGCACTCAAGTTCCACGGGGCCGCGCCGCCTCGGGTGGAGGTGGGGGCGGAGGTGCAGGGCGCCGAGGCGCGCTTCACGGTGCGGGACTGGGGCATCGGCATCGCGCCGGAGGACTCCGAGCGCATCTTCGTCATCTTCCAGCGCCTGCACGGCCCCGAGGCCTTCGCCGGGACGGGCCTGGGCCTGGCCATCTGCAAGAAGATCGTCGAGCGCCTGGGGGGGCGCATCGGCGTGGAGTCGCGACCGGGTGAGGGGAGCACGTTCTGGTTCACCCTCCCCATCGCTCCCGGGGAAGGCGAGGCGCCCGCATGA
- a CDS encoding hybrid sensor histidine kinase/response regulator produces MSEIGTVERPLRLLLVEDNPGDALLLQEELREVGTTHFEVLHVERLAEAVRVVSQEGRVDAVLLDLSLPDGHGLGNIPPLLQAAPSVPLVVLTGTDDERLAVRAVHEGAQDYLVKGQVSGPLLVRALRYAIERKRVEEGLKREEAARRTAAFREQFLGILGHDLRNPLQAISGNASLLLRHGGLSEPQRKAINRISISADRMARMINDLLDFTRTRLGAGYVLDRARMNLHEVLRQVVEELEVAHPRRQFELRLMGNGWGDWDADRIAQAASNLVGNAVQYSPEDTTVRVGVADAEDGVRVEVHNWGLPIPAERLTSIFDPFVRAQDLRGARRQGLGLGLYITHEIVRAHGGLLGVSSSSEAGTCFWLHLPRQYVVPGPVG; encoded by the coding sequence ATGAGCGAGATTGGCACGGTGGAACGTCCGCTGCGGCTGCTCCTGGTGGAGGACAACCCGGGGGACGCGCTGCTGCTCCAGGAGGAGCTGCGCGAGGTGGGCACCACGCACTTCGAGGTGCTGCACGTGGAGCGCCTCGCGGAGGCGGTGCGCGTGGTGAGCCAGGAGGGCCGCGTGGACGCGGTGCTGTTGGACCTGTCGCTGCCGGATGGGCACGGGCTGGGCAACATCCCGCCGCTGCTCCAGGCCGCGCCGTCGGTTCCCTTGGTGGTGCTCACCGGCACGGATGACGAGCGTCTGGCGGTGCGCGCGGTGCACGAGGGCGCGCAGGACTATCTGGTGAAGGGGCAGGTGTCGGGCCCGCTGCTGGTGCGCGCGCTGCGGTATGCGATCGAACGCAAGCGGGTGGAGGAGGGCCTCAAGCGCGAGGAGGCCGCGCGGCGCACGGCGGCGTTCCGCGAGCAGTTCCTGGGCATCCTCGGGCATGACCTGCGCAATCCGCTCCAGGCCATCTCCGGCAACGCGTCCCTGCTCCTGCGCCATGGGGGCTTGAGCGAGCCGCAGCGCAAGGCCATCAACCGCATCTCCATCTCCGCGGACCGCATGGCGCGGATGATCAACGACCTGCTGGACTTCACGCGCACGCGGCTGGGCGCGGGCTACGTCCTCGACCGCGCGCGGATGAACCTGCACGAGGTGCTGCGGCAGGTGGTGGAGGAGCTGGAGGTGGCGCATCCCCGGCGCCAGTTCGAGCTGCGGCTGATGGGCAACGGCTGGGGAGACTGGGACGCGGACCGCATCGCCCAGGCGGCGTCGAACCTGGTGGGCAACGCCGTGCAGTACTCGCCCGAGGACACCACCGTGCGCGTGGGCGTGGCGGACGCGGAGGACGGCGTGCGGGTGGAGGTCCACAACTGGGGCCTGCCCATCCCCGCCGAGCGGCTGACGTCCATCTTCGACCCCTTCGTGCGCGCGCAGGACCTGCGCGGCGCGCGGCGCCAGGGCCTGGGGCTGGGGCTCTACATCACCCACGAAATCGTGCGCGCCCACGGCGGCCTGCTGGGCGTGTCGTCCTCGTCCGAGGCGGGGACGTGCTTCTGGCTGCACCTGCCTCGGCAGTACGTCGTCCCAGGGCCCGTCGGCTGA
- a CDS encoding FRG domain-containing protein, translating into MREHRVTTWLELQDALFAGSWNEQLGRHRSSFVFRGMPFVEHDLSTALNRQGMFIRQERDLLRAFRKYARGTTHEPLDSVWDWLALAQHHGLPTRMLDWTFSPYVALHFLTEDAELRGQDGVVWCVDYRETNRLLPRPLKALLRREGADVFTGDMLAEVAGAIPELDRLTDHPFVLFFEPPSLDARIINQFALFSVMNGPELRLDTFLAKRKKGVRRLIIPAALKWEVRDKLDQANVTERVLFPGLDGLSRWLRRYYSPRPL; encoded by the coding sequence ATGCGAGAGCACCGCGTCACCACGTGGCTGGAGCTCCAGGACGCGCTGTTCGCGGGCTCCTGGAACGAGCAGCTGGGGCGTCACCGCTCCAGCTTCGTCTTCCGGGGCATGCCCTTCGTCGAGCATGACCTGTCCACCGCGCTCAACCGCCAGGGCATGTTCATCCGCCAGGAGCGCGACCTGCTGCGCGCCTTCCGCAAGTACGCGCGAGGCACCACGCACGAGCCCCTGGACTCCGTCTGGGATTGGCTGGCCCTGGCCCAGCACCACGGCCTGCCCACGCGCATGCTCGACTGGACCTTCAGTCCCTACGTCGCGCTGCACTTCCTCACCGAGGACGCGGAGCTGCGAGGCCAGGACGGCGTGGTGTGGTGCGTGGACTACCGCGAGACCAACCGCCTGCTCCCTCGTCCGCTCAAGGCGCTCTTGCGGCGCGAGGGCGCGGATGTCTTCACCGGGGACATGCTGGCGGAGGTGGCCGGCGCCATCCCGGAGCTGGACCGGCTGACGGACCACCCCTTCGTCCTCTTCTTCGAGCCGCCCTCGCTGGACGCGCGCATCATCAACCAGTTCGCCCTCTTCTCGGTGATGAACGGGCCGGAGCTGCGCCTGGACACCTTCCTCGCGAAGCGGAAGAAGGGCGTGCGCCGGCTCATCATCCCCGCCGCCCTCAAGTGGGAGGTGCGCGACAAGCTGGACCAGGCCAACGTCACCGAGCGCGTGCTCTTCCCCGGGCTGGACGGACTGAGCCGCTGGCTGCGGCGCTACTACAGCCCGCGGCCCCTCTGA
- a CDS encoding response regulator has translation MSQRPVVVLAEDDALLREMVAEAIEQEGYRVVACDNGFGALKAFFTEPRVDVLVLDWLLPDIEGQDLIRMLHAQRGLSELPVVLTTGLEKELPVFEGAVCLLRKPFAADELSRILHRLTQTSRPLAQAAGNTSPF, from the coding sequence ATGTCCCAGCGTCCCGTCGTCGTCCTCGCGGAGGATGACGCCCTGCTTCGAGAGATGGTGGCGGAGGCCATCGAGCAGGAGGGCTACCGCGTCGTCGCGTGCGACAACGGCTTCGGGGCCCTGAAGGCCTTCTTCACCGAGCCTCGCGTGGACGTGCTGGTGCTCGACTGGCTCCTGCCCGACATCGAGGGACAGGACCTCATCCGGATGCTGCACGCGCAGCGCGGCCTGTCGGAGCTGCCCGTGGTGCTCACCACCGGACTGGAGAAGGAGCTGCCCGTCTTCGAGGGCGCGGTGTGCCTGTTGCGCAAGCCCTTCGCCGCGGACGAGCTGTCGCGAATCCTCCACCGCCTCACCCAGACGAGCCGTCCCCTCGCGCAGGCGGCCGGGAACACCTCTCCCTTCTGA
- the traC gene encoding outer membrane exchange accessory lipoprotein TraC — translation MGSVFIPPRPPSRPSFVNPRGALGALALASLLALTACSAFSRAVKEGDAASDQQKWADAEAAYLRALAADPEASEVTVKLREVRKAWSQVVLEEARSVRVSGDLDGTMKRLVRALELDADNAVARELLGTTLDERVAVGLAALKEDKLQEARVELDAVLAVAPDHAGAKKGVDAVQVAWAKRWFTTGDGLEKAGKLGNALVAYVRADQERVGATAARERAEVVRAKLRDEVAFLVVATPVEDHAGAPDVAQRLGAGRLASVLPTQLPLRVVTEAPEGREGVKLDLSLERVLPLKAMEEAQRSHRYLAGKMSVPNPRRAGFETKLLQAERHQEEVDRKQAAALREYLRFQAELTTLREGAERCRDRERRECLDALRECGEAAMDAKSPGQLPSDCSPARCASGLCAKEEQLLTQKVFAVKEKEKQLEAALERAETQRVDVRRHRDTVFREPVTVEEPMYSDFVYDVQMHRLTVTASVTAVMRDLLKSQVPAPRTEDFAATHEDLAHKGYDRYGVLADPVQLRNELELRVEVGDKAVADLARRVKERFDEYRGKRVEDARRGMVRPGAEDVVETAVRALLLTADAPPPDILQPLARARGLNRPETLLGL, via the coding sequence ATGGGAAGCGTGTTCATCCCCCCTCGTCCCCCTTCTCGTCCCTCTTTCGTGAATCCGCGTGGCGCGCTGGGCGCGCTGGCCCTGGCTTCGCTGCTTGCCCTGACGGCCTGTTCGGCCTTCTCGCGAGCGGTGAAGGAGGGAGACGCCGCCAGCGACCAGCAGAAGTGGGCGGACGCGGAGGCGGCGTACCTGCGCGCGCTGGCCGCGGACCCGGAGGCGTCCGAAGTCACGGTGAAGCTGCGCGAGGTGCGCAAGGCGTGGAGCCAGGTCGTGCTGGAGGAGGCGCGGAGCGTGCGTGTCTCCGGGGACCTGGACGGCACCATGAAGCGGCTGGTGCGGGCCCTGGAGCTGGACGCGGACAACGCCGTGGCGCGGGAGCTGCTGGGCACGACGCTGGATGAGCGCGTGGCGGTGGGCCTGGCGGCGCTCAAGGAGGACAAGCTCCAAGAGGCGCGCGTGGAGCTGGACGCGGTGCTGGCGGTGGCGCCGGACCATGCGGGCGCGAAGAAGGGCGTGGACGCGGTGCAGGTGGCGTGGGCGAAGCGCTGGTTCACGACGGGCGACGGGCTGGAGAAGGCGGGCAAGCTGGGCAACGCGCTGGTGGCCTACGTGCGCGCGGACCAGGAGCGCGTGGGCGCCACCGCGGCGCGGGAGCGGGCGGAGGTGGTGCGCGCGAAGCTGCGCGACGAGGTGGCCTTCCTCGTGGTGGCCACGCCCGTGGAGGACCATGCGGGCGCGCCGGACGTGGCGCAGCGGCTGGGCGCGGGACGGCTGGCGTCGGTGCTCCCCACGCAGCTCCCCCTGCGCGTCGTCACGGAGGCCCCGGAGGGCCGCGAGGGCGTGAAGCTGGACCTGTCGCTGGAGCGGGTGCTGCCCCTCAAGGCGATGGAGGAGGCGCAGCGCTCGCACCGCTACCTCGCCGGGAAGATGTCCGTGCCCAACCCCCGCCGCGCTGGCTTCGAGACGAAGCTCCTCCAGGCCGAGCGTCACCAGGAGGAGGTGGACCGCAAGCAGGCCGCGGCCCTGCGCGAGTACCTGCGATTCCAGGCGGAGCTGACCACGCTGCGCGAGGGCGCCGAGCGCTGCCGCGACCGCGAGCGCCGTGAGTGCCTGGACGCGCTGCGGGAGTGCGGCGAGGCCGCGATGGATGCGAAGAGCCCCGGCCAGCTCCCCAGCGACTGCAGCCCCGCGCGGTGCGCCAGCGGGCTGTGCGCGAAGGAGGAGCAGTTGCTCACGCAGAAGGTGTTCGCGGTGAAGGAGAAGGAGAAGCAGCTGGAGGCCGCGCTGGAGCGCGCCGAGACGCAGCGCGTGGACGTGCGGCGCCACCGCGACACCGTCTTCCGCGAGCCCGTCACCGTGGAGGAGCCCATGTATTCGGACTTCGTCTACGACGTGCAGATGCACCGCCTCACCGTGACGGCCTCCGTCACCGCGGTGATGCGAGACCTCCTCAAGTCGCAGGTGCCCGCGCCGCGCACGGAGGACTTCGCGGCGACGCACGAGGACCTGGCGCACAAGGGGTACGACCGGTACGGCGTGCTGGCGGACCCGGTGCAGCTGCGCAACGAGCTGGAGCTTCGCGTGGAGGTGGGGGACAAGGCCGTCGCCGACCTGGCTCGCCGCGTGAAGGAGCGCTTCGACGAGTACCGGGGCAAGCGCGTGGAGGACGCCCGCCGAGGAATGGTGCGCCCCGGCGCGGAGGACGTGGTGGAGACCGCCGTGCGCGCGCTCCTGCTCACCGCCGACGCGCCCCCGCCCGACATCCTCCAGCCCCTGGCGCGGGCTCGCGGCCTCAACCGCCCCGAGACATTGCTGGGCCTGTAG
- a CDS encoding M57 family metalloprotease: MSQSKFIGAVTGLALLAGCGGGDASTPAPETTSQGMTYEQFLSTVYQEPETGIFIANGDTTFSNEKKLREFYEKNIRNGQLIVHTSGGVDAKWNDTQKKNITYCVSTTFNTNYNAAVTAMANAAAAWEAVADVKFVYVSAQDGSCTATNNNVVFDVRPVNSGGQYLARAFFPDDARGDRNVLIDNTAFGNNPPWTLTGILRHELGHTLGFRHEHTRPESGTCFEDSNWRALTTYDSASVMHYPQCNGSQSGDLIITAKDAQGAALLYGQPGGGPGPGTGTPTTETKTGSVAASANSNFGPFSVVAGTSFSVAMTGTGDPDLYVRFGSAPTTAAYDCRPYLGGASESCNLTVPAGVTEAYVMVRGYTAGTFTLTINYTKPGTSGGGTPTTDTKSGSVAVNTNATLPAYSVVAGTTFSVAMTGSGDPDLYVRFGSAPTTTAYDCRPYQTGATESCNLTVPAGVTQAHVMVRGYTAATYNLTINYTKP, translated from the coding sequence ATGTCTCAGTCCAAGTTTATCGGCGCAGTCACGGGCCTGGCGCTGCTGGCGGGTTGTGGCGGCGGTGACGCGTCCACCCCCGCTCCGGAGACCACGAGCCAGGGAATGACCTACGAGCAGTTCCTCTCGACGGTCTACCAGGAGCCGGAGACCGGCATCTTCATCGCCAACGGCGACACGACGTTCTCCAACGAGAAGAAGCTGCGCGAGTTCTACGAGAAGAACATCCGCAACGGCCAGCTCATCGTCCACACGAGCGGCGGCGTGGATGCGAAGTGGAACGACACGCAGAAGAAGAACATCACGTACTGCGTGAGCACGACGTTCAACACGAACTACAACGCGGCCGTGACGGCGATGGCGAACGCGGCGGCGGCGTGGGAAGCCGTGGCGGACGTGAAGTTTGTCTACGTGAGCGCGCAGGACGGCAGCTGCACCGCGACCAACAACAACGTGGTGTTCGACGTGCGTCCGGTGAACTCGGGTGGCCAGTACCTGGCGCGCGCGTTCTTCCCGGATGACGCCCGCGGGGACCGCAACGTCCTCATCGACAACACGGCGTTCGGCAACAACCCGCCCTGGACGCTGACGGGCATCCTGCGTCACGAGCTGGGCCACACGCTGGGCTTCCGCCACGAGCACACCCGCCCCGAGTCGGGCACGTGCTTCGAGGACAGCAACTGGCGCGCGCTGACGACGTACGACTCCGCCTCCGTGATGCACTACCCCCAGTGCAACGGCTCGCAGTCGGGTGACCTGATCATCACGGCGAAGGACGCGCAGGGCGCCGCGCTGCTCTACGGCCAGCCCGGTGGCGGCCCTGGCCCTGGCACGGGCACGCCGACGACGGAGACGAAGACGGGCAGCGTGGCGGCGAGCGCCAACTCCAACTTCGGCCCCTTCAGCGTCGTGGCCGGCACGTCCTTCAGCGTGGCGATGACGGGCACGGGTGACCCGGACCTGTACGTGCGCTTCGGCTCCGCGCCGACGACGGCGGCCTACGACTGCCGTCCGTACCTGGGCGGTGCGTCCGAGTCCTGCAACCTGACGGTGCCCGCCGGTGTCACGGAGGCGTACGTCATGGTGCGTGGCTACACGGCCGGCACGTTCACGCTGACCATCAACTACACCAAGCCGGGCACGTCCGGTGGTGGCACGCCGACGACGGACACCAAGTCCGGCAGCGTGGCGGTGAACACGAACGCGACGCTCCCCGCGTACAGCGTGGTGGCTGGCACGACGTTCAGCGTGGCGATGACGGGCTCGGGTGACCCGGACCTGTACGTGCGCTTCGGCTCCGCGCCGACCACGACGGCCTACGACTGCCGCCCGTACCAGACCGGCGCGACCGAGTCCTGCAACCTGACGGTGCCGGCCGGTGTCACGCAGGCCCACGTCATGGTGCGCGGCTACACGGCCGCCACGTACAACCTGACCATCAACTACACCAAGCCGTAG
- a CDS encoding MDR family MFS transporter produces the protein MGSLRRALHDMAGGFPRTYWVLWIGTLVNRLGSFVVPFLALYLTRERGFSVERAGLVVSLYGVGAVIASPLGGMLADRVGRRITLAGGLWLGSIGMVCLGFARDPVAISVAAFCLGIMGELYRPAVSAAITDVVSPEDRQRAFGLLYWVINVGFAIAVPMAGLMVRYGYLTLFIADAITTFTYGCCIWFMLPETRPAQPPKQDTSAARSAASSLLAPFRDPAFLAFAVPVFGVSVIFYQSQVALPMDLSARGLTEAQFGTVLAVNGALIVLLQPFTSRVLKHLRRAQALAIAAVLTGLGFGLHSVSAHMGLAACAVAVWTLGEMLQAPVAPSVVADLAPPGLRGSYQGAFHMLWGLASSVAPALGGWILGRAGSSSLWMTCLVLGFVCAAWQLVIADSRRRRLDAQRALRTDLSPLLD, from the coding sequence ATGGGCTCGCTGCGACGGGCGTTGCACGACATGGCGGGCGGTTTCCCCCGCACGTACTGGGTGCTGTGGATAGGAACACTCGTCAACCGGCTGGGAAGCTTCGTCGTCCCCTTCCTCGCGCTGTACCTCACCCGTGAGCGGGGCTTCAGCGTCGAGCGCGCGGGACTCGTCGTCTCCCTCTACGGCGTGGGCGCCGTCATCGCGAGCCCCCTGGGCGGAATGCTCGCGGACCGCGTGGGCCGACGCATCACCCTCGCGGGAGGCCTGTGGCTCGGCTCCATCGGCATGGTGTGCCTCGGCTTCGCCAGAGACCCCGTCGCCATCTCCGTCGCGGCCTTCTGCCTGGGCATCATGGGCGAGCTCTACCGGCCCGCCGTGTCCGCCGCCATCACGGACGTCGTCTCCCCCGAGGACCGGCAGCGCGCCTTCGGCCTGCTCTACTGGGTCATCAACGTGGGCTTCGCCATCGCCGTGCCCATGGCCGGGCTGATGGTCCGCTACGGCTACCTCACCCTCTTCATCGCCGACGCCATCACCACCTTCACCTACGGCTGCTGCATCTGGTTCATGCTCCCGGAGACGCGCCCCGCGCAGCCTCCCAAGCAGGACACCTCCGCCGCCCGCAGCGCCGCCAGCTCGCTGCTGGCGCCCTTCAGGGACCCGGCCTTCCTCGCCTTCGCCGTCCCCGTCTTCGGCGTGTCGGTCATCTTCTACCAGTCCCAGGTCGCGCTCCCCATGGACCTGAGCGCGCGCGGACTCACCGAGGCGCAGTTCGGCACCGTGCTCGCCGTCAACGGCGCGCTCATCGTGCTGCTCCAGCCCTTCACCAGCCGCGTGCTCAAACACCTGCGCCGCGCCCAGGCCCTGGCCATCGCCGCGGTCCTCACCGGCCTGGGCTTCGGGCTGCACAGCGTGTCCGCGCACATGGGGCTCGCCGCCTGCGCCGTCGCGGTGTGGACGCTGGGCGAGATGCTGCAGGCGCCCGTCGCCCCGTCCGTCGTCGCCGACCTGGCCCCGCCCGGCCTGCGCGGCAGCTACCAGGGCGCGTTCCACATGCTCTGGGGCCTGGCCTCCAGCGTCGCTCCCGCGCTGGGAGGCTGGATTCTGGGCCGCGCCGGCTCCTCCAGCCTGTGGATGACCTGCCTCGTGCTGGGGTTCGTCTGCGCCGCGTGGCAGCTGGTCATCGCCGACTCCCGGCGCCGGCGCCTGGATGCCCAGCGCGCGCTGCGCACGGACCTGAGCCCGCTCCTCGACTGA